One window from the genome of Flavobacteriales bacterium encodes:
- a CDS encoding tetratricopeptide repeat protein → ILSFSLNYAQSQIEPFDYHLVNILIHLVNVVLVFAFVQMITKNKFYASIIVAGFFAIHPMHVESVAWVSERKDVLYTFFFFLGLLCFGKYQRNGSLLSYVGALLLMFLSLLSKSAAVIFPMVLLCMDYLMAKEIKWKLAIEKIPFLILSIIFGLVAMDTQSGAVHSIGDHTIIDRVMFASYGFMAYIYKLFLPLTLCSYYPYPREGEAFPIIYYIVPVLSLLIGASCWYFRKHREYVFGVLFYFFTVALVLQFISLGACIISERYSYVPYVGLLFIVGTAYHRVHESVEEKIKKWKMPFAGILILGFIVMSYTAHERTKVWENSATLWGDVIETFPTAHGAYNSRGNFFLDNGNPQAAMADYIKAIELKPNYDDAYNNLGNLYRQNKQYELAISNYNKALQLSPKNYMGYNNRGNAYFNLKKYDLAIADYQKSVELKPNYAVVYGNLGALYFEVQQFDKAIADLTKALSINPDYYAASLNRAVTYSVLGNHELARQDYDYYLRYMPNNAQATNWRGLAYMELGNLNAAVQDFSRAIQLNPQGGEYYFKRAQCLKSLGNHQQAKADALQAQKLGYPVPAEFLQ, encoded by the coding sequence AATACTTTCTTTCTCACTCAACTACGCACAGTCGCAAATTGAACCGTTCGATTATCATTTGGTAAATATTCTTATACATCTCGTGAACGTGGTGTTGGTGTTTGCTTTTGTGCAAATGATAACCAAGAACAAGTTCTATGCATCTATAATAGTAGCAGGCTTCTTTGCAATACATCCAATGCATGTGGAGTCGGTTGCATGGGTGTCGGAAAGGAAGGATGTATTGTATACATTCTTCTTCTTTTTGGGTTTGTTGTGCTTCGGAAAATATCAACGTAATGGTTCTCTTTTAAGCTACGTTGGGGCTTTACTTCTCATGTTTTTATCGTTGCTTTCTAAATCGGCGGCGGTAATATTTCCGATGGTTCTTTTATGCATGGATTATCTGATGGCAAAAGAAATTAAATGGAAACTTGCGATAGAAAAAATACCGTTTCTAATTCTTTCTATCATTTTCGGCTTAGTAGCAATGGACACCCAATCGGGTGCTGTGCATAGCATTGGAGATCACACAATTATTGATCGAGTTATGTTCGCCTCGTACGGATTTATGGCGTACATCTATAAGTTGTTTTTACCATTAACGCTATGCTCTTATTACCCCTATCCAAGGGAAGGTGAGGCATTTCCAATCATCTACTACATCGTCCCGGTTTTATCGTTATTGATTGGAGCCTCATGTTGGTACTTTAGAAAGCACCGCGAATATGTCTTTGGAGTATTGTTCTATTTTTTCACGGTGGCGTTAGTGCTTCAATTTATCTCTTTAGGAGCTTGTATAATATCTGAACGATATTCGTATGTTCCATACGTTGGTTTGTTATTTATTGTTGGTACAGCTTACCATAGAGTGCATGAAAGTGTAGAAGAAAAGATTAAGAAATGGAAAATGCCTTTTGCCGGAATATTAATTCTTGGGTTTATTGTTATGAGCTATACTGCTCATGAAAGAACCAAAGTTTGGGAAAACAGTGCAACGCTTTGGGGAGATGTAATTGAAACGTTTCCAACGGCGCATGGGGCGTATAACAGTAGAGGAAATTTCTTTTTAGATAACGGAAACCCACAGGCTGCAATGGCGGATTATATTAAAGCTATTGAGTTAAAACCGAATTATGATGATGCTTATAACAATCTAGGAAATCTTTATCGACAGAATAAACAGTACGAATTGGCGATATCGAATTACAATAAAGCGTTGCAGTTATCGCCAAAGAATTACATGGGCTATAATAATAGAGGCAATGCATATTTCAATTTAAAGAAATACGATTTGGCTATTGCAGATTATCAAAAGAGTGTAGAGTTGAAACCAAATTACGCTGTGGTGTATGGAAATTTAGGAGCGTTATATTTTGAAGTGCAACAGTTTGATAAAGCGATTGCAGATTTAACGAAGGCCCTTTCTATCAATCCAGATTATTATGCAGCTTCCTTAAACAGAGCAGTAACATATAGCGTACTCGGAAATCACGAATTGGCTCGTCAGGATTACGACTATTATTTAAGGTATATGCCAAATAATGCACAGGCCACTAACTGGCGAGGACTAGCCTACATGGAGTTGGGGAATTTAAACGCCGCGGTTCAAGATTTTAGTCGAGCAATTCAGTTAAATCCACAAGGTGGAGAATACTATTTTAAAAGAGCGCAATGTTTGAAGTCGTTGGGTAATCATCAACAAGCAAAGGCGGATGCTTTACAGGCACAAAAACTAGGTTATCCAGTCCCT